In one window of Veillonellaceae bacterium DNA:
- the hpt gene encoding hypoxanthine phosphoribosyltransferase: MLNDIEKVLISQEELASRIKAIGEEITADYAGKEILMIGVLRGAVIFMADLARAIKVPVAIDFMAVSSYGSSTTSSGIVRILKDLDEEVQGKHLLIVEDIIDSGLTLKYLLENLKSRKPASVKICTLLNKPERRKADVEISYNGFIVPDEFVVGYGLDYAEKYRNLPFIGVLKPEIYK; encoded by the coding sequence ATGCTGAACGATATTGAAAAAGTCCTGATAAGTCAAGAAGAATTGGCGTCACGGATTAAAGCCATCGGTGAGGAAATAACAGCCGACTACGCTGGCAAAGAAATCCTCATGATTGGCGTACTGCGGGGAGCAGTCATTTTTATGGCCGATTTGGCGCGGGCTATTAAGGTGCCGGTAGCAATTGATTTCATGGCGGTATCAAGCTATGGATCATCGACTACATCAAGTGGAATTGTCCGAATCTTAAAAGATTTGGATGAAGAAGTTCAGGGTAAGCATCTACTTATTGTTGAAGATATTATTGACTCCGGTCTTACACTGAAGTATCTTTTGGAAAACCTTAAATCGCGTAAACCGGCTAGCGTTAAGATATGTACGCTTTTGAACAAACCTGAACGCCGCAAGGCTGATGTTGAGATATCCTACAACGGTTTCATTGTTCCTGACGAATTTGTTGTGGGTTACGGACTGGATTATGCAGAAAAGTATCGTAATCTTCCGTTCATTGGCGTTCTCAAACCAGAAATTTATAAATAA